A portion of the Meriones unguiculatus strain TT.TT164.6M chromosome 14, Bangor_MerUng_6.1, whole genome shotgun sequence genome contains these proteins:
- the LOC110551513 gene encoding LOW QUALITY PROTEIN: HORMA domain-containing protein 1 (The sequence of the model RefSeq protein was modified relative to this genomic sequence to represent the inferred CDS: inserted 1 base in 1 codon; deleted 4 bases in 2 codons; substituted 3 bases at 3 genomic stop codons) produces the protein MGLMEDGRYAYVEFGTASVSALVFPGRLSTEHQSLMFVRRLSAVXVSCITSLRGMFPERAYGASCLDDPCVKILKGYKNCPGSSQLVKWMLGCXLRKEYLRMILLAVCANPEGPRTVSGRHQFKFKYTKNGPIMDFVSKNQNKSSTTSAGTKKASILLIQKIYVLMQNPRPLPNDVCLTTKLFFTVMKLHPQDYQPPGFKDGDCEGVIFNGDPTYLNVGEALTPFHTLRLKVTIERMENIDSTILTPKQSKIPFQKILMDKDDGDNESDRNNFDIKTKMDEQKEISEASKIKEQSLDCEEEEIMQLKKKNSSPSVSHSQVEQLISETSELDVSESKTRXRKIFQSKMANGNLQGQTSKENXKRSLRQPGETVLPHWQSSHQRQC, from the exons ATGGGGTTGATGGAAGATGGCCGCTATGCATATGTAGAGTTCGGTACGGCTTCAGTGAGTGCACTGGTGTTCCCCGGTAGGTTATCGACTGAGCACCAGTCTCTGATGTTTGTGAGGAGGCTTTCAGCTGTTTAGGTATCCTGCATCACCTCTTTGAGAGGAATGTTTCCAGAACGTGCTTATGGGGCAAGCTGTCTGGATGATCCCTGTGTCAAAATTCTGAAAGGATATAAAAATTGTCCCGGTTCCTCACAGTTAGTGAAGTGGATGCTAGGAT TTTTACGGAAGGAGTATCTCAGGATGATCCTTCTGGCTGTGTGTGCCAATCCAGAAGGTCCTCGGACAGTTTCAGGGCGTCACCAATTTAAGTTCAAGTACACCAAAAATGGGCCAATCATGGACTTCGTaagcaaaaatcaaaacaaatctagTACGACATCTGCTGGCACCAAGAAAGCAAGTATTCTCCTCATTCAGAAGATTTATGTCCTAATGCAAAACCCAAGACCTTTGCCTAATGATGTTTGTCTGACCACGAAACTTTTTTTTACTGTGATGAAGTTACACCCCCAAGATTACCAACCTCCAGGTTTTAAGGATGGTGACTGTGAAGGAGTAATATTTAATGGGGATCCTACATACTTAAATGTGGGAGAAGCCCTGACACCTTTTCACACCTTGAGATTAAAAGTGACCATTGAACGAATGGAAAATATTGATTCAACAATATTAACACCAAAACAATCAAAAATACCATTTCAAAAAATTCTAATGGACAAAGATGATGGAGACAATGAA TCAGATCGTaacaattttgacattaaaaCTAAAATGGATGAACAGAAAGAAATTTCAGAAGCTTCTAAAATCAAAGAACAAAGTCTAGATTGTGAGGAAGAAGAAATtatgcagtta aaaaaaaaaaactcaagtcctTCAGTTTCTCATAGTCAAGTTGAACAGTTAATCAGTGAGACATCTGAACTTGATGTGTCTGAAAGCAAAACAAGATGAAGAAAGATCTTCCAGAGTAAAATGGCAAATGGAAATCTACAAGGACAAACTTCTAAAGAAAATTGAAAGAGAAGTCTTCGTCAACCTGGGGAAACAGTCCTTCCTCACTGGCAATCTTCTCACCAGAGACAGTGCTGA